From the genome of Chania multitudinisentens RB-25, one region includes:
- the xthA gene encoding exodeoxyribonuclease III: protein MKFVSFNINGLRARPHQLAAIIEQHQPDVIGLQETKVHDDMFPLEEVSQHGYHVFYHGQKGHYGVALLTKAEPLAVRRGFPSDEDDAQRRIIMADLATPQGTMTVINGYFPQGESRDHPVKFPAKTRFYQDLQDYLEQQLAAESPVLIMGDMNISPSDFDIGIGEESRKRWLRTGKCSFLPEEREWMERLLNWGLVDTYRHANPGRNDEFSWFDYRSRGFDENRGLRIDLLLASTPLAARCKATGIDYQIRGMEKPSDHAPVWAEFSL, encoded by the coding sequence ATGAAGTTTGTCTCTTTTAATATCAATGGACTGCGTGCACGTCCGCATCAACTGGCCGCCATTATTGAGCAACATCAACCCGACGTGATCGGCCTGCAAGAAACTAAAGTTCACGATGACATGTTTCCGCTGGAAGAAGTGAGCCAACATGGTTATCACGTATTCTATCATGGTCAGAAAGGCCACTACGGTGTCGCTCTGCTGACCAAAGCTGAACCTCTCGCTGTTCGCCGTGGTTTCCCTAGTGACGAAGACGATGCCCAACGCCGTATCATTATGGCCGATCTCGCTACCCCACAAGGTACAATGACGGTGATTAATGGTTACTTCCCGCAGGGTGAAAGCCGTGATCACCCGGTTAAATTCCCGGCAAAAACCCGTTTCTATCAGGATTTGCAAGATTACTTGGAACAACAGCTTGCCGCCGAATCCCCCGTTTTGATCATGGGCGATATGAACATCAGCCCAAGCGATTTTGACATCGGCATTGGTGAAGAAAGCCGCAAACGGTGGCTGCGTACCGGCAAATGTTCTTTTCTGCCAGAAGAACGTGAATGGATGGAGCGTCTGTTGAATTGGGGATTGGTAGATACCTACCGCCATGCCAATCCAGGGCGCAACGACGAGTTTTCATGGTTTGATTACCGTTCACGCGGCTTTGATGAAAACCGTGGCCTGCGCATTGACCTGTTACTGGCCAGCACCCCATTGGCGGCACGTTGCAAAGCTACCGGAATTGACTATCAGATCCGTGGTATGGAAAAACCCTCCGATCATGCGCCAGTTTGGGCTGAGTTTTCTCTGTAA
- a CDS encoding TIGR00730 family Rossman fold protein: MRNNICVFCGASEGVNPTYAEHARNLGLVIATQGRRLVYGGGKKGLMGIVADAVLQAGGEVVGVIPERLVEAETAHRGLTKLEVVPDMHTRKARMAELADGFIALPGGIGTLEELFEIWTWGQIGYHNKPVGLLNVNSFYQPLNNFLQQVADQGFMRQDYLDTLHISDSPQTLLQQFDAYQAEHYDRWAK, encoded by the coding sequence ATGCGTAATAATATCTGCGTTTTTTGTGGTGCCAGCGAAGGGGTTAACCCAACCTATGCTGAACATGCGCGCAATCTGGGGCTTGTGATTGCCACTCAAGGGCGGCGTTTAGTTTATGGCGGAGGTAAAAAAGGCTTAATGGGTATCGTCGCTGATGCCGTTCTCCAAGCCGGTGGAGAGGTCGTTGGAGTGATACCTGAACGGCTGGTAGAAGCAGAAACCGCGCACCGTGGCTTAACTAAACTGGAAGTTGTTCCTGATATGCATACCCGCAAAGCACGTATGGCCGAACTGGCCGACGGGTTTATCGCGTTACCCGGTGGTATTGGCACTTTAGAGGAACTGTTCGAAATCTGGACCTGGGGTCAGATTGGTTATCACAATAAGCCCGTTGGGTTGCTGAACGTGAATAGTTTTTACCAGCCATTGAACAACTTCCTGCAACAGGTCGCCGATCAGGGTTTCATGCGTCAAGATTACCTCGACACCCTGCACATCAGTGATTCACCGCAAACGCTGCTACAGCAATTCGATGCCTACCAAGCTGAACATTATGATCGTTGGGCAAAATAG
- the purU gene encoding formyltetrahydrofolate deformylase, which produces MPHQNIQRKILRTICPDAKGLIAKITNICYKHELNIVQNNEFVDHLTGRFFMRTELEGIFNDATLLADLDGALPQGSVRELHSAGRRRIVVLVTKEAHCLGDLLMKSAYGGLDVEIAAVIGNHATLQTLVERFDIPFCLVSHEGLTREQHDQKMIEQIDQYQPDYVVLAKYMRVLTPAFVQHYPNQVINIHHSFLPAFIGARPYHQAYERGVKIIGATAHYVNDSLDEGPIIMQDVIHVDHTYSAEDMMRAGRDVEKNVLSRALYRVLAQRVFVYGNRTVIL; this is translated from the coding sequence ATGCCACACCAAAACATACAAAGAAAAATTCTACGCACGATCTGCCCGGACGCAAAAGGGCTGATCGCCAAGATCACTAACATCTGTTACAAGCATGAGCTGAATATCGTTCAGAACAATGAATTTGTGGATCACCTGACCGGTCGCTTTTTTATGCGCACCGAGTTAGAGGGGATTTTCAATGATGCCACACTGTTGGCCGATCTGGACGGTGCATTACCTCAAGGCTCAGTACGTGAGCTGCACAGCGCCGGCCGCCGCCGTATCGTAGTTTTAGTCACCAAAGAAGCACATTGCTTGGGTGATTTGCTGATGAAAAGCGCTTACGGTGGGCTGGATGTTGAAATCGCCGCCGTTATTGGCAACCACGCCACGTTACAGACCCTGGTAGAGCGTTTTGACATTCCTTTCTGCCTGGTGAGCCACGAAGGCCTGACACGCGAACAGCACGATCAAAAAATGATTGAGCAGATCGATCAGTATCAACCGGATTATGTGGTGTTGGCCAAGTACATGCGTGTTCTGACACCCGCATTCGTGCAGCATTATCCCAATCAGGTAATTAATATTCACCATTCGTTCCTGCCTGCATTTATCGGGGCGCGTCCTTACCATCAGGCCTATGAACGAGGTGTGAAAATTATCGGTGCGACTGCGCACTACGTGAATGATAGCCTGGATGAAGGCCCAATCATCATGCAGGATGTCATCCATGTCGATCACACCTATTCAGCAGAAGATATGATGCGAGCCGGGCGCGATGTGGAAAAAAACGTTCTCAGCCGCGCTCTGTATCGGGTGCTGGCGCAGCGGGTATTCGTGTATGGCAACCGCACGGTGATTCTATAA
- a CDS encoding YchJ family protein → MTELCPCGSGLEYSVCCEPLIHSDRHATTPGELMRSRYAAYVKQHADYLIATWHPDCQAEHSRDSIIQSFQNTEWLGLTVIEEKTGNNVDEGYVEFIARFTDGSQEPHAIHERSRFLHLGQRWYYIDGIRPKPGRNATCPCGSGKKHKKCCGR, encoded by the coding sequence TTGACTGAATTATGCCCCTGCGGCAGCGGATTGGAATATAGCGTTTGTTGCGAACCGTTAATACATAGCGATCGTCACGCAACAACACCGGGTGAACTGATGCGTTCACGATACGCAGCCTATGTAAAACAGCATGCTGATTATTTAATCGCCACTTGGCATCCAGATTGCCAAGCCGAACACTCACGTGACAGCATTATCCAAAGTTTTCAGAATACCGAATGGCTCGGCCTGACCGTGATTGAAGAAAAAACCGGCAACAACGTTGATGAAGGCTATGTTGAATTTATTGCTCGCTTCACCGATGGCAGCCAGGAGCCCCATGCAATACATGAACGTTCGCGCTTTCTTCACCTTGGGCAACGCTGGTACTATATCGACGGAATCAGACCCAAACCGGGCCGAAATGCCACTTGCCCCTGCGGTTCAGGCAAAAAACACAAAAAGTGCTGCGGGCGATGA
- the rssA gene encoding patatin-like phospholipase RssA, with the protein MRKIKIGLALGAGAAKGWAHIGVVNALQKRGIEVDIVAGCSVGALVGAAFASHRLPAMEHWVRSFSYWDVIRLMDLSWQRGGLLRGERVFNAVGQLLKIDDFADCSLKFGAVTTNLSTGRELWLTKGDIHQAIRASCSMPGLLAPVWFDGYWLVDGALVNPVPISLTRAMGADIVIAVDLQHDAHLMQQDLFSVHNTHEDVNNAVAGNWRGRLRERINKVILKKPNFTPTAMEIMSTSIQMLENRVKRNRMASDPPDVLIQPYCPQISTLDFHRASEAIEAGRLAVEKQIDILAPLIKNK; encoded by the coding sequence ATGCGGAAAATCAAAATCGGACTGGCATTAGGGGCAGGAGCAGCAAAGGGGTGGGCGCACATTGGGGTGGTTAATGCGTTGCAAAAACGGGGGATTGAGGTTGATATTGTTGCGGGATGTTCGGTTGGTGCGTTAGTTGGGGCAGCGTTTGCCAGCCATCGCTTGCCTGCGATGGAACATTGGGTACGTTCATTCAGCTACTGGGATGTGATCCGGTTGATGGATCTGTCCTGGCAGCGCGGTGGTTTGTTGCGCGGTGAGCGCGTGTTTAATGCTGTTGGGCAACTGTTGAAAATTGATGACTTCGCTGACTGCTCGCTCAAGTTTGGCGCAGTCACTACTAACCTCAGCACTGGCCGTGAATTATGGCTGACCAAAGGGGATATTCATCAGGCTATTCGGGCTTCTTGTAGTATGCCGGGGTTGTTGGCGCCAGTATGGTTTGATGGGTATTGGCTGGTTGATGGCGCGTTGGTGAACCCGGTCCCTATTTCACTGACTCGCGCCATGGGGGCTGATATCGTTATTGCGGTGGATTTGCAACATGATGCGCATTTAATGCAACAGGATTTATTTTCAGTACACAATACTCATGAAGATGTGAATAATGCTGTGGCAGGCAACTGGCGTGGGCGTCTGCGGGAACGCATCAATAAGGTGATACTGAAAAAACCGAATTTTACACCAACCGCCATGGAGATCATGAGCACATCGATTCAGATGCTGGAGAATCGGGTGAAGCGGAATCGTATGGCCAGTGATCCGCCGGATGTTCTGATACAACCCTACTGCCCGCAAATATCCACGCTGGATTTCCATCGTGCCAGTGAGGCGATTGAGGCGGGTAGGTTGGCAGTTGAAAAACAAATAGATATTTTAGCCCCATTGATAAAAAATAAATGA
- the rssB gene encoding two-component system response regulator RssB: MALPLTDKRILIVEDEQVFRSVLVNYLKSLGAQTTEAINGLLALKAVEDVNPDLILCDLAMPEMNGIEFVEHLRLQGRQIPVLVISATDKMADIAKVLRLGVQDVLLKPLTDLNRLREVVLACLYPNMFTSQAIEEIELFKDWDALSQNPSEAVRLLKQLQPPVQQTIAHCRINYRQLTPAESSGLVLDIAALSDKDLAFYCLDVTRAGDNGVLAALLLRALFNGLLQEHLANQQYRLPQMSALLKQVNQLLRQAKLEGQFPLLMGYYHAEYKNLILISAGLHAEVSADDKPIQLTTGIPLGTLDAAYMNQINQQCEAWQCQMWGSGGRLRLMLNIE, from the coding sequence ATGGCATTACCACTGACAGACAAGCGCATCTTAATTGTTGAGGATGAACAGGTTTTTCGTTCAGTGCTTGTTAATTATCTGAAATCGTTAGGCGCACAGACTACTGAGGCTATCAATGGTTTGCTGGCGCTGAAGGCGGTTGAAGACGTTAACCCTGATTTAATCCTGTGTGATCTGGCGATGCCAGAAATGAACGGTATTGAATTTGTTGAGCATCTGCGTCTGCAAGGAAGACAAATTCCTGTGCTGGTGATTTCGGCTACCGATAAAATGGCGGATATTGCCAAGGTGCTGCGGCTGGGGGTGCAGGATGTGCTGTTAAAACCGCTGACTGACCTGAATCGCTTGCGCGAAGTGGTATTGGCCTGTCTTTATCCGAACATGTTTACTTCGCAGGCTATTGAGGAGATCGAGCTGTTTAAGGATTGGGATGCTTTAAGTCAGAACCCTTCCGAAGCAGTTAGATTACTTAAACAATTACAACCGCCGGTGCAACAAACAATTGCCCATTGTCGCATCAATTATCGCCAGCTAACCCCGGCTGAAAGTTCTGGCTTGGTGCTGGATATCGCCGCTTTATCAGATAAGGATTTGGCTTTTTATTGTCTGGATGTTACCCGCGCTGGTGATAATGGTGTATTAGCCGCTTTGCTGCTGCGTGCATTATTTAATGGATTGTTACAGGAGCATTTAGCGAATCAACAGTACCGTTTGCCTCAAATGTCAGCATTGTTAAAACAAGTTAATCAATTATTGCGCCAAGCAAAGCTTGAAGGACAATTCCCGTTATTGATGGGTTATTATCACGCCGAATATAAAAACCTGATTCTTATCTCAGCAGGTCTGCATGCCGAAGTGAGTGCGGATGATAAGCCAATCCAGCTAACCACAGGTATACCGTTGGGAACGCTGGATGCGGCTTATATGAATCAGATCAATCAGCAGTGTGAAGCCTGGCAGTGCCAGATGTGGGGGAGTGGTGGTAGATTACGTTTGATGTTGAATATTGAATAA
- a CDS encoding UDP-glucose dehydrogenase family protein: MKVTVFGIGYVGLVQAAVLAEVGHDVMCIDVDEKKVENLKKGNIPIFEPGLTPLVQQNYAAGRLHFTTDAQAGVAHGTIQFIAVGTPPDEDGSADLKYVTAVARTIAEYMTDRKVVIDKSTVPVGTADKVREVMAETLQKRGSAIPFDVVSNPEFLKEGAAVADCMRPERIVIGTDNKEVIEPLRELYEPFNRNHDRMILMDIRSAELTKYAANCMLATKISFMNEISNLAEMLGADIEKVRQGIGSDSRIGYHFIYPGCGYGGSCFPKDVQALIRTAEHIGYQPKLLQAVEQVNAQQKYKLTEFIKQHFGHDVKGKTFALWGLAFKPNTDDMREASSRVLMETLWELGAVVQAYDPEAMNEAQRIYGQRTDLKLMGTKEAALQDADALVICTEWQNFRAPDFDVMKKVLKQPVIFDGRNLFDPERMQARGFTYYGIGRGASIKPVI; encoded by the coding sequence ATGAAAGTAACAGTTTTCGGTATTGGCTATGTTGGCTTGGTTCAGGCTGCGGTACTGGCTGAGGTTGGCCACGATGTCATGTGTATTGATGTGGACGAAAAGAAAGTTGAGAATCTCAAAAAAGGGAATATTCCTATCTTTGAGCCTGGTTTAACCCCTCTGGTACAACAAAATTATGCAGCAGGGCGTTTGCATTTTACCACTGATGCGCAGGCGGGGGTGGCTCACGGTACGATTCAATTTATCGCGGTGGGAACACCGCCAGATGAAGACGGCTCTGCCGATCTGAAATATGTCACCGCAGTAGCGCGGACTATTGCTGAATACATGACTGACCGGAAAGTCGTGATTGATAAATCTACTGTACCAGTAGGCACCGCAGATAAAGTGCGTGAAGTGATGGCGGAGACGTTGCAAAAGCGTGGCAGCGCCATTCCGTTTGATGTCGTTTCCAACCCGGAATTCCTTAAAGAAGGTGCTGCGGTGGCTGACTGCATGCGCCCTGAACGTATCGTTATTGGTACAGATAACAAAGAGGTTATTGAGCCTTTGCGTGAGCTGTATGAGCCATTCAACCGCAATCATGATCGTATGATCCTGATGGATATCCGTAGTGCCGAGCTGACCAAGTATGCTGCCAACTGTATGTTGGCGACCAAAATCAGCTTCATGAACGAAATTTCTAATCTGGCAGAAATGCTGGGGGCTGATATTGAGAAAGTGCGCCAGGGTATCGGTTCTGATTCCCGTATTGGTTATCACTTCATTTATCCAGGTTGTGGCTACGGAGGTTCCTGTTTCCCGAAAGATGTTCAAGCACTGATTCGTACGGCAGAGCATATTGGCTATCAACCGAAGCTATTACAGGCGGTTGAACAGGTGAACGCTCAGCAGAAATATAAACTGACAGAGTTTATCAAACAGCATTTTGGCCATGATGTGAAAGGGAAAACCTTTGCGTTGTGGGGGCTGGCATTTAAACCTAATACCGATGATATGCGCGAGGCATCCAGCCGGGTGTTGATGGAAACCTTGTGGGAACTGGGTGCTGTTGTTCAGGCTTATGACCCTGAAGCAATGAACGAAGCACAACGTATTTATGGCCAGCGCACCGATTTGAAACTGATGGGAACCAAAGAAGCAGCATTACAGGATGCTGATGCTTTGGTAATCTGCACCGAATGGCAGAATTTCCGGGCGCCTGATTTTGACGTTATGAAAAAGGTCTTGAAACAGCCTGTGATTTTCGATGGGCGTAATTTGTTCGATCCAGAACGTATGCAGGCGCGTGGTTTTACTTATTATGGTATTGGGCGCGGTGCATCAATTAAACCGGTTATTTAA
- a CDS encoding NAD-dependent epimerase — protein sequence MKFLVTGAAGFIGYHVVERLLAAGHQVIGIDNLNDYYDISLKQARLDLLIEKSAFQFIKLDLADSGGIARLFVEHQFERVIHLGAQAGVRYSLDNPLAYADSNLIGHLNILEGCRHNKVEHLLYASSSSVYGLNRKLPFSTEDSVDHPISLYAATKKANELMSHSYSHLYNLPTTGLRFFTVYGPWGRPDMALFKFTKAILAGESIEVYNHGEMHRDFTYIDDITEAIMRLQAIVPQPNPDWTVEQGSPATSSAPYHVYNIGNSSPVKLMEYIHALEAALGLIAHKNMLPMQPGDVMDTSADTEELYQTIGFRPGVSVKEGVKRFVEWYKTFYRIQ from the coding sequence ATGAAATTCCTGGTTACAGGCGCTGCTGGGTTTATTGGGTACCACGTAGTAGAGCGTTTGTTAGCCGCTGGGCATCAGGTTATCGGTATCGATAACCTGAATGATTATTATGATATCAGCCTGAAACAGGCTCGGCTTGATTTGTTGATTGAGAAATCGGCATTTCAATTTATCAAGCTGGATTTGGCTGATAGCGGTGGTATAGCCAGGCTTTTTGTTGAGCACCAGTTTGAACGTGTTATTCATCTTGGTGCTCAGGCAGGAGTTCGTTATTCGTTAGACAACCCTTTGGCTTACGCTGATTCAAATCTGATTGGTCATTTGAACATCCTTGAAGGATGCCGACATAATAAGGTAGAGCATTTGTTGTATGCCTCATCCAGTTCGGTATATGGCCTTAACCGCAAGTTGCCATTCTCAACGGAAGACTCGGTGGATCATCCAATATCACTGTATGCAGCCACTAAAAAAGCCAATGAATTGATGTCACACAGTTATTCGCATTTATATAACCTTCCTACTACCGGTTTACGTTTTTTTACCGTATATGGCCCTTGGGGGCGCCCGGATATGGCATTGTTTAAATTTACTAAAGCGATATTGGCGGGTGAAAGCATCGAAGTATATAACCACGGTGAAATGCATCGTGATTTTACTTACATTGATGATATTACTGAGGCGATCATGCGTTTACAGGCCATTGTCCCTCAACCTAATCCCGATTGGACGGTAGAACAGGGCTCGCCAGCAACCAGCTCTGCGCCGTATCATGTTTATAATATCGGCAACAGTAGCCCTGTGAAGCTAATGGAATATATTCATGCTCTGGAAGCGGCATTAGGTCTCATAGCCCATAAAAATATGTTACCGATGCAACCTGGTGACGTTATGGATACTAGTGCAGATACTGAAGAACTTTACCAGACTATTGGGTTTAGACCCGGCGTCAGCGTTAAAGAAGGCGTTAAGCGATTTGTTGAATGGTATAAAACATTTTACAGAATTCAGTAA
- the hns gene encoding histone-like nucleoid-structuring protein H-NS translates to MSEALKILNNIRTLRAQARECSLETLEEMLEKLEVVVNERREEDSQAQAEIEERTRKLQQYREMLIADGIDPNELLQTMAATKAAGKAKRAARPAKYQYKDENGEMKTWTGQGRTPAVIKKAIEDQGKSLDDFLL, encoded by the coding sequence ATGAGCGAAGCATTAAAGATTTTGAACAACATCCGTACTCTACGTGCCCAAGCTAGAGAATGCAGCTTGGAAACACTGGAAGAGATGCTTGAGAAACTCGAAGTTGTTGTTAACGAGCGTCGTGAAGAAGATAGCCAAGCTCAGGCAGAAATTGAAGAGCGTACGCGTAAGCTACAGCAATACCGTGAAATGCTGATTGCTGATGGTATTGATCCAAACGAATTGCTGCAAACTATGGCGGCAACCAAAGCTGCAGGTAAAGCAAAACGTGCGGCACGCCCTGCTAAATACCAATATAAAGATGAAAACGGTGAAATGAAAACCTGGACCGGCCAAGGCCGCACTCCAGCAGTGATTAAAAAAGCTATCGAAGATCAAGGTAAATCTTTAGATGATTTCCTGCTGTAA
- a CDS encoding thymidine kinase, with protein sequence MAQLYFYYSAMNAGKSTALLQSSYNYQERGMRTLVFTAEIDHRFGVGQVSSRIGLSSPAELYNNETPLYAMINREHQQQPVHCVLVDESQFLTKGQVEELSDVVDQLDIPVLCYGLRTDFLGELFVGSHYLLAWADKLIELKTICHCGRKANMVLRLGEGGKAMHSGEQVVIGGNESYVSVCRKHYKEAIKLPTAQL encoded by the coding sequence GTGGCTCAACTTTATTTTTATTATTCTGCAATGAATGCTGGAAAATCTACTGCGCTATTACAATCTTCATATAACTATCAAGAACGTGGTATGCGAACGTTGGTGTTTACGGCAGAAATCGACCATCGTTTTGGGGTGGGTCAAGTGAGTTCCCGAATAGGATTATCCTCACCAGCGGAGCTTTATAATAATGAAACCCCATTGTATGCAATGATTAATCGGGAACATCAACAGCAGCCTGTGCATTGTGTATTAGTAGACGAAAGTCAATTCTTGACTAAAGGGCAGGTTGAAGAACTTAGTGATGTTGTTGACCAATTAGATATCCCGGTGTTGTGTTATGGATTGCGCACAGACTTTCTTGGTGAGTTGTTTGTTGGTAGCCACTATTTACTGGCTTGGGCAGACAAACTGATTGAACTGAAAACCATCTGCCATTGTGGGCGCAAAGCGAATATGGTGCTTCGTTTGGGAGAAGGGGGAAAGGCGATGCATTCCGGCGAACAGGTGGTCATTGGTGGTAATGAAAGCTATGTATCCGTATGCCGTAAACATTACAAGGAAGCGATAAAGCTTCCCACGGCCCAGCTTTAG
- the adhE gene encoding bifunctional acetaldehyde-CoA/alcohol dehydrogenase codes for MAVTNVAELNELVARVKKAQREYANFSQEQVDKIFRAAALAAADARIPLAKMAVEESGMGIVEDKVIKNHFASEYIYNAYKDEKTCGILSEDDTFGTITIAEPIGLICGIVPTTNPTSTAIFKALISLKTRNGIIFSPHPRAKNATNKAADIVLQAAIAAGAPKDIVGWIDQPTVDLSNQLMHHPDINLILATGGPGMVKAAYSSGKPAIGVGAGNTPVVVDESADIKRAVASILMSKTFDSGVICASEQSVIVVDSIYDAVRERFASHGGYLLQGKELKAVQDIILKNGGLNAAIVGQSAPKIAEMAGLKVPGNTKILIGEVKLVDESEPFAHEKLSPTLAMYRAKDFEDAVSKAEKLVAMGGIGHTSCLYTDQDNQTARVEYFGDKMKTARILINTPASQGGIGDLYNFKLAPSLTLGCGSWGGNSISENVGPKHLINKKTVAKRAENMLWHKLPKSIYFRRGSLPIALEEVATDGAKRAFIVTDRYLFNNGYADQITKVLKSHGIETEVFFEVEADPTLSIVRKGAEQMNSFKPDVIIALGGGSPMDAAKIMWVLYEHPETHFEDLALRFMDIRKRIYKFPKMGVKAKMIAVTTTSGTGSEVTPFAVVTDDATGQKYPLADYALTPDMAIVDANLVMNMPKSLCAFGGLDAVTHALEAYVSVLANEYSDGQALQALKLLKEYLPISYKEGAKNPVARERVHNAATIAGIAFANAFLGVCHSMAHKLGSEFHIPHGLANAMLISNVIRYNANDNPTKQTAFSQYDRPQARRRYAEIADHLGLSAAGDRTAQKIEKLLKWLDELKTELGIPTSIREAGVQEADFLAKVDKLSEDAFDDQCTGANPRYPLIAELKQIMLDTFYGREFSEATEEVAVAAPVAAKAEKKAKK; via the coding sequence ATGGCTGTAACGAATGTTGCTGAATTGAACGAGCTTGTCGCACGTGTCAAAAAGGCCCAGCGCGAATATGCCAACTTCTCACAAGAGCAAGTTGATAAGATTTTCCGTGCCGCAGCCCTCGCCGCTGCCGATGCCCGTATTCCTCTGGCTAAAATGGCCGTCGAAGAATCCGGTATGGGTATCGTTGAAGATAAGGTGATTAAAAACCACTTCGCTTCCGAATATATCTACAACGCTTATAAAGATGAAAAAACTTGCGGCATCCTCTCTGAAGATGACACCTTTGGTACTATCACCATTGCTGAACCTATCGGCCTGATCTGCGGTATCGTTCCTACCACCAACCCGACGTCTACCGCGATTTTCAAAGCGCTTATCAGCCTGAAAACCCGTAACGGTATTATTTTCTCCCCACATCCGCGAGCGAAAAACGCCACCAACAAAGCGGCAGATATCGTGTTGCAGGCGGCTATCGCAGCAGGTGCACCAAAAGACATCGTGGGCTGGATCGATCAACCTACGGTTGACCTGTCTAACCAACTGATGCATCACCCAGACATTAATCTGATTCTGGCTACCGGCGGCCCAGGCATGGTGAAAGCCGCCTATAGTTCCGGCAAACCCGCTATTGGTGTAGGTGCCGGTAATACCCCGGTTGTCGTGGATGAATCCGCTGATATCAAACGCGCCGTCGCTTCTATTCTGATGTCCAAAACCTTCGACAGCGGTGTCATCTGTGCTTCTGAACAGTCGGTTATCGTAGTTGACTCTATCTATGACGCCGTTCGTGAGCGTTTCGCTTCCCACGGTGGCTACCTGTTACAGGGGAAAGAACTGAAAGCGGTTCAGGATATCATCCTGAAAAATGGCGGCCTGAATGCTGCTATCGTTGGCCAATCCGCGCCGAAGATTGCTGAAATGGCAGGCCTTAAAGTGCCTGGCAATACCAAGATCCTGATCGGTGAAGTAAAGTTGGTTGATGAGTCTGAGCCATTTGCCCACGAAAAACTCTCGCCTACCTTGGCAATGTATCGGGCAAAAGATTTTGAAGACGCCGTCAGCAAAGCCGAAAAACTGGTCGCCATGGGCGGTATCGGCCACACCTCTTGCCTGTACACCGATCAAGATAACCAGACTGCACGCGTTGAGTATTTCGGCGATAAGATGAAAACCGCGCGTATCCTGATTAACACCCCGGCTTCGCAAGGTGGGATCGGTGATTTATACAACTTCAAACTCGCACCATCGCTGACCTTGGGCTGCGGTTCATGGGGGGGTAACTCCATCTCTGAAAACGTCGGGCCAAAACACTTGATCAACAAGAAAACTGTTGCGAAGCGGGCTGAAAATATGTTGTGGCACAAACTTCCTAAATCAATCTACTTCCGCCGTGGTTCATTGCCAATCGCATTGGAAGAAGTTGCTACCGATGGGGCAAAACGCGCCTTTATCGTTACCGACCGTTACCTGTTCAATAACGGCTATGCCGATCAGATCACCAAAGTTCTGAAATCGCACGGTATTGAAACTGAAGTGTTCTTTGAAGTAGAAGCTGATCCAACGCTGAGCATCGTGCGTAAAGGTGCTGAGCAGATGAACTCCTTCAAACCAGACGTGATCATCGCACTGGGCGGTGGTTCACCCATGGATGCAGCGAAAATCATGTGGGTGCTGTATGAACACCCGGAAACCCATTTCGAAGACCTGGCGCTGCGCTTTATGGATATCCGTAAACGTATCTACAAGTTCCCGAAAATGGGCGTGAAAGCGAAGATGATCGCCGTTACGACCACTTCGGGTACCGGCTCAGAAGTAACACCGTTTGCGGTAGTGACTGACGATGCAACTGGCCAGAAATATCCACTGGCGGACTATGCTCTGACCCCAGACATGGCGATTGTCGATGCCAACCTGGTGATGAACATGCCAAAATCCCTCTGCGCTTTCGGTGGCTTGGACGCGGTAACTCACGCTCTGGAAGCTTATGTTTCTGTACTGGCGAACGAATATTCAGATGGTCAGGCGCTGCAAGCCCTGAAATTACTGAAAGAATATCTGCCAATCAGCTATAAAGAAGGCGCAAAAAACCCGGTAGCCCGTGAACGTGTACACAATGCTGCCACTATCGCCGGTATCGCGTTTGCTAACGCCTTCTTGGGTGTGTGTCACTCTATGGCCCACAAATTGGGTTCCGAGTTCCATATCCCGCATGGTTTGGCTAACGCCATGCTGATCTCGAACGTGATCCGTTATAACGCCAACGATAACCCGACCAAGCAGACTGCCTTCAGCCAGTACGATCGTCCGCAGGCTCGTCGTCGTTACGCAGAGATTGCCGATCACCTTGGACTAAGCGCCGCAGGTGATCGTACCGCCCAGAAAATCGAGAAGCTGCTGAAGTGGCTGGACGAGCTCAAAACCGAGCTGGGTATTCCAACCTCTATCCGTGAAGCTGGTGTACAAGAAGCGGACTTCCTGGCGAAAGTCGACAAACTGTCTGAAGATGCGTTTGATGACCAATGTACGGGGGCTAACCCGCGCTATCCGCTGATTGCTGAGCTTAAGCAAATCATGCTGGATACCTTCTATGGCCGCGAATTCAGCGAAGCGACAGAAGAAGTGGCAGTAGCGGCCCCTGTTGCGGCCAAAGCAGAAAAAAAGGCCAAGAAATAA